From one Triticum aestivum cultivar Chinese Spring chromosome 4B, IWGSC CS RefSeq v2.1, whole genome shotgun sequence genomic stretch:
- the LOC123090445 gene encoding uncharacterized protein has product MEGLSSALKRSDLPIIVEMDSILAVKLIQSRDLDKSIYAWIVKGSPPPLRHPPPNPRSPHTVAAAANPQGRRTPPPSRITRDAARCRRGSPRAWSHCTRQSVVAVVLSSSDLDLIPSTPVTPLWPGRPWPTPSQPTPASPLRPHALPPPRSRPDRVWCERVGARRTCAATSRFGEILKVVIADKGTGRSKGGGFEAEAAIRACLGPYPVIDGRRANCNLACLEVQGATTKTPASILSFKGCVLPRVVPSHRHNELPCNPASALRHLSWRCHCCRTLTVHALTHRFRR; this is encoded by the exons ATGGAAGGGCTATCATCTGCACTTAAGAGGAGTGACTTACCTATCATTGTGGAGATGGACTCTATTCTTGCAGTCAAACTGATCCAATCGAGGGATTTGGACAAATCTATTTATGCTTGGATAGTTAAG GGTTCCCCGCCACCACTGCGGCATCCGCCGCCGAATCCTAGGTCgccgcacaccgtcgccgccgccgcgaatCCCCAGGGACGCCGCACGCCACCGCCGTCGCGAATCACCAGAGACGCTGCACGCTGCCGCCGCGGATCCCCAAGGGCGTGGTCGCATTGTACTAGACAAAGTGTGGTCGCCGTCGTCCTCTCCTCGTCCGACCTTGACCTCATCCCTTCGACTCCGGTGACTCCTCTGTGGCCCGGGCGGCCCTGGCCGACGCCGTCACAGCCAACGCCGGCCTCACCTCTGCGGCCTCACGCACTGCCGCCGCCGAGGAGCCGGCCTGATAG GGTCTGGTGTGAAAGAGTTGGAGCAAGGAGGACGTGTGCGGCCACTTCGCGCTTCGGCGAGATCCTCAAGGTTGTCATCGCAGACAAGGGCACTGGAAGATCCAAGGGCGGCGGATTC GAAGCGGAGGCGGCCATTAGGGCGTGCTTGGGTCCGTACCCGGTGATTGACGGCCGGAGGGCCAACTGCAACCTCGCCTGCCTCGAGGTCCAAGGCGCCACAACGAAAACGCCCGCCTCGATACTCAGCTTCAAGGGATGTGTCCTGCCACGGGTAGTGCCATCACACCGGCACAATGAACTCCCGTGCAACCCAGCATCCGCATTGAGACATCTTTCTTGGCGCTGCCATTGCTGCCGTACTCTGACAGTCCATGCATTGACGCATCGATTCAGAAGGTGA
- the LOC123090444 gene encoding uncharacterized protein produces the protein MGRPGLNGPEPLLPSLLEKPPASVSPPHSIASPRLAAVPRNPLSVDPIHLRDITRRLVLLSRSDLTPARPSLLRRQKEKMLYKIHSHAEIQALQARTDELGHSNEHMDVKLVSLESVRIARESYALLRPLIMESRSWECPELDSLSDVAGLSLEIQKLEHDVLPQLTVQEAKLERGALEALLLMKSSAAKLLHMSKCLKEALGVLLAEDVKKLSIVLSDTAVHVLKGKFNSGLLQERVPWLVELVTDVLETPVRFCDTRKRKYSDE, from the exons ATGGGCCGGCCTGGGTTAAACGGGCCCGAACCCCTCTTGCCCTCGCTCCTAGAAAAGCCGCCCGCCTCCGTCTCTCCCCCGCACTccatcgcctcgcctcgcctcgccgccgttcCCCGCAACCCCCTGTCTGTCGACCCAATTCATCTCAGGGATATCACCCGACGCCTCGTCCTCCTCTCCAGATCAGATCTTACGCCCGCCCGCCCGAG TCTTCTTCGCCGCCAAAAGGAAAAGATGCTCTACAAAATCCACTCCCATGCCGAAATCCAAGCCCTGCAGGCCCGCACCGATGAGCTGGGCCACTCCAATGAGCACATGGATGTGAAGCTTGTCTCTCTGGAGTCGGTGCGCATAGCGCGCGAGTCGTATGCACTCCTCCGCCCGCTGATCATGGAGTCGAGGTCCTGGGAATGCCCGGAGCTGGATTCCCTCTCGGACGTGGCAGGCTTGTCGCTGGAAATCCAAAAGCTCGAGCATGATGTGTTACCCCAGCTCACGGTTCAGGAGGCTAAGCTGGAACGGGGTGCCCTGGAAGCCCTCCTACTCATGAAGAGCTCAGCAGCTAAGCTCTTACATATGAGTAAGTGCTTGAAGGAAGCCTTGGGCGTATTGCTTGCCGAGGATGTCAAAAAGCTGAGCATAGTGCTAAGCGATACTGCTGTTCATGTACTCAAAGGTAAGTTCAACAGTGGCTTGCTTCAGGAGCGTGTCCCGTGGCTGGTCGAGCTGGTCACCGATGTGTTGGAGACCCCGGTTCGTTTCTGTGATACTCGTAAGCGTAAGTATTCTGATGAGTAG